One genomic window of Burkholderia diffusa includes the following:
- the secB gene encoding protein-export chaperone SecB: MSDVENQPFFNIQRVYLKDMSLEQPNSPAIFLEQDMPSVEVEVDVKAERLAESVFEVVVSGTVTAKVKDKVAFLIEAKQAGIFDIRNIPDEQLDPLVGIACPTILFPYLRSNIADAITRAGFPPIHLAEINFQALYEQRLAQLQQQQAGAAGAPNGSTLN, encoded by the coding sequence ATGTCCGACGTCGAAAACCAACCGTTCTTCAACATCCAGCGCGTCTACCTGAAGGATATGTCGCTCGAGCAGCCGAATTCGCCGGCGATCTTCCTCGAGCAGGACATGCCGTCGGTTGAAGTCGAAGTCGACGTCAAGGCCGAACGCCTCGCGGAAAGCGTGTTCGAGGTCGTCGTGTCGGGTACCGTCACCGCGAAGGTGAAGGACAAGGTCGCGTTCCTGATCGAAGCGAAGCAGGCAGGCATTTTCGACATTCGCAACATTCCCGACGAACAACTCGACCCGCTCGTCGGCATCGCGTGCCCGACGATCCTGTTCCCGTACCTGCGCTCGAACATCGCCGATGCGATCACGCGTGCGGGCTTCCCGCCGATCCACCTCGCGGAAATCAACTTCCAGGCGCTGTACGAGCAGCGTCTCGCGCAGCTTCAGCAGCAGCAGGCCGGTGCGGCAGGCGCGCCGAACGGCTCGACGCTGAACTGA
- the gpmA gene encoding 2,3-diphosphoglycerate-dependent phosphoglycerate mutase, giving the protein MYKLVLIRHGESTWNKENRFTGWVDVDLTEQGRNEAYQAGELLKEAGYTFDIAYTSVLKRAIRTLWHVQDKMDLMYLPVVHSWRLNERHYGALSGLNKAETAAKFGDDQVLVWRRSYDTPPPALEPTDERAPFGDPRYAKVPREQLPLTECLKDTVARVLPLWNESIAPAVRAGKQVLIAAHGNSLRALIKYLDGISDSDIVGLNIPNGVPLVYELDENLKPIQHYYLGDQDAIAKAQAAVAKQGKAG; this is encoded by the coding sequence ATGTACAAACTCGTTCTCATCCGCCACGGCGAATCGACGTGGAACAAGGAAAACCGCTTCACCGGCTGGGTCGACGTCGATCTGACCGAACAGGGTCGCAACGAGGCCTACCAGGCCGGCGAATTGCTCAAGGAGGCCGGCTACACGTTCGACATCGCGTACACGTCGGTGCTCAAGCGCGCGATCCGCACGCTGTGGCACGTGCAGGACAAGATGGACCTGATGTATCTGCCGGTCGTCCATTCGTGGCGCCTGAACGAGCGCCACTACGGCGCGCTGTCGGGCCTGAACAAGGCGGAAACGGCCGCCAAGTTCGGCGACGACCAGGTGCTCGTGTGGCGCCGCAGCTACGACACGCCGCCGCCGGCGCTCGAGCCGACCGACGAACGCGCGCCGTTCGGCGACCCGCGCTACGCAAAGGTGCCGCGCGAGCAGCTGCCGCTCACCGAGTGCCTGAAGGACACGGTCGCGCGCGTGCTGCCGCTGTGGAACGAATCGATCGCGCCGGCCGTCCGTGCGGGCAAGCAGGTGCTGATCGCCGCGCACGGCAACTCGCTGCGCGCGCTGATCAAGTACCTCGACGGCATCTCGGACAGCGACATCGTCGGCCTGAACATCCCGAACGGCGTGCCGCTCGTGTATGAACTCGACGAGAACCTGAAGCCGATCCAGCACTACTACCTGGGCGATCAGGACGCGATCGCGAAGGCGCAGGCCGCCGTCGCGAAGCAGGGCAAGGCGGGCTGA
- a CDS encoding rhodanese-like domain-containing protein has protein sequence MTFFTNYTNLALIAILVVSGGLLAWPALRRGRGGLSAAEATQLINRRNAVVIDLRAASDFAAGHLPSARQIAAGEIGAKIAQVAKNKSTPVLLVCQNGQQSQKAAREVEAAGYAEVHVLEGGVAAWQQAGMPVVKQGVAK, from the coding sequence GTGACGTTCTTTACCAATTACACGAACCTGGCCCTTATCGCGATCCTGGTGGTTTCCGGCGGCCTGCTCGCATGGCCGGCCCTGCGCCGCGGCCGCGGCGGCCTGTCGGCCGCGGAGGCCACGCAGCTCATCAATCGCCGCAACGCGGTCGTGATCGACCTGCGTGCCGCGTCCGACTTTGCCGCCGGCCACCTGCCGTCGGCGCGCCAGATCGCCGCCGGCGAGATCGGTGCGAAAATTGCGCAGGTCGCGAAGAACAAGAGCACCCCCGTGCTGCTCGTTTGCCAGAACGGCCAGCAGTCGCAGAAGGCTGCGCGCGAGGTCGAGGCGGCGGGCTATGCCGAAGTGCACGTGCTCGAGGGCGGCGTCGCTGCCTGGCAGCAGGCCGGGATGCCGGTCGTCAAACAAGGAGTGGCGAAGTGA
- a CDS encoding PTS sugar transporter subunit IIA, whose product MAGILIIAHAPLATALRDCIAHIYGGVPARIGCIDVLADSDPAQVMAFAHAELARLREENGVVVLTDMYGATPANIAGQLAKLDNVRVLAGVNLPMLVRAVCYRTVPLDKLVDKALSGGAKGVHEVSAGTPPPPSETGCGQCAPIPPEPQPRTESH is encoded by the coding sequence ATGGCCGGGATTCTGATCATCGCGCACGCCCCGCTCGCCACCGCGCTGCGGGACTGCATCGCGCATATCTACGGCGGCGTGCCCGCGCGCATCGGCTGCATCGACGTGCTGGCGGACAGCGATCCCGCCCAGGTGATGGCGTTCGCACATGCGGAGCTCGCGCGGCTCAGGGAAGAGAACGGCGTCGTCGTGCTGACCGACATGTACGGCGCGACGCCCGCGAACATCGCAGGCCAGCTCGCGAAGCTCGACAACGTGCGCGTGCTGGCGGGCGTGAACCTGCCGATGCTGGTGCGGGCCGTCTGCTACCGTACCGTGCCGCTCGACAAGCTCGTCGACAAGGCGCTGTCCGGCGGCGCGAAGGGCGTCCACGAGGTGTCGGCCGGCACGCCGCCGCCGCCGTCGGAAACCGGCTGCGGCCAGTGCGCGCCGATTCCGCCCGAGCCGCAACCGCGCACCGAATCGCACTGA
- a CDS encoding NAD(P)H-dependent glycerol-3-phosphate dehydrogenase: protein MKVAVLGAGAWGTALAGHLAARHDTLLWARDAALIAGLQARHENSRYLDGIALPDALRYDADLGVALAHGAADDALCVIAAPVAGLRTLFGAMRDAGCVPAHIVWVCKGFEADTHLLPHQVIAAELPEQHSNGVLSGPSFAREVGLALPVALTVASTSAECRERTLAAFHHGAMRIYTGDDVVGVEVGGAVKNVLAIATGISDGLGLGLNARAALVTRGLAEMSRLGVALGGRAETFTGLTGLGDLILTATGDLSRNRTVGLQLAAGRSLNDILGALGHVAEGVRCAQAVLALARAQAIEMPITEAVCGVLFDGVAPRDAVSGLLRRDARAE, encoded by the coding sequence ATGAAAGTAGCCGTTCTCGGCGCCGGTGCCTGGGGCACCGCGCTCGCGGGCCATCTGGCCGCGCGGCACGATACGCTTCTCTGGGCGCGCGACGCCGCGCTGATCGCCGGGCTGCAGGCCCGGCACGAAAATTCCCGCTATCTGGACGGCATCGCGCTGCCCGATGCGCTGCGCTACGACGCCGATCTCGGCGTCGCGCTCGCGCACGGCGCCGCGGACGATGCGCTGTGCGTGATCGCCGCGCCCGTGGCCGGGCTGCGCACGCTGTTCGGCGCGATGCGCGACGCAGGCTGCGTGCCTGCGCACATCGTATGGGTCTGCAAGGGCTTCGAGGCCGACACGCACCTGCTGCCGCACCAGGTGATCGCGGCCGAGTTGCCGGAGCAGCACAGCAACGGCGTGCTGTCGGGGCCGAGCTTCGCCCGCGAGGTCGGGCTCGCGCTACCCGTCGCGCTGACGGTCGCAAGCACCTCCGCCGAATGCCGCGAGCGCACGCTCGCCGCGTTCCATCACGGCGCGATGCGGATCTATACGGGTGACGATGTGGTCGGCGTCGAGGTCGGCGGCGCGGTGAAGAACGTGCTGGCGATCGCGACCGGCATCTCCGACGGCCTCGGGCTCGGGCTGAACGCGCGCGCCGCGCTGGTCACGCGCGGCCTCGCCGAAATGTCGCGCCTCGGCGTCGCGCTCGGCGGCCGTGCGGAAACCTTCACGGGCCTCACGGGCCTCGGCGACCTGATCCTCACCGCGACGGGCGATCTGTCGCGCAATCGCACGGTCGGCCTGCAACTGGCAGCCGGCCGCTCGCTGAACGACATCCTCGGCGCGCTCGGCCATGTGGCCGAAGGCGTGCGCTGCGCGCAGGCCGTGCTCGCGCTCGCGCGCGCGCAGGCGATCGAAATGCCGATCACCGAAGCCGTATGCGGTGTGTTGTTCGACGGCGTTGCACCGCGCGATGCGGTCAGCGGCCTGCTGCGGCGCGACGCGCGCGCCGAATAA
- the ptsP gene encoding phosphoenolpyruvate--protein phosphotransferase, with amino-acid sequence MSFTLHGIPVSRGIAIGRAYLIAPAALDVAHYLVEANQIDAEVERFRTAREVVHHELEALRADLTDDTPTEVGAFIDVHAMILSDAMLVQETIDLIRTRRYNVEWALTEQLELLTRHFDDIEDEYLRERKADIEQVVERVLKALAGAPSASQALDRAAAHGQNEMIVVAHDIAPADMMQFKSQSFQAFVTDLGGRTSHTAIVARSLGIPAAVGVQHASSLIRQDDLIIVDGDQGIVIVDPAPIVLEEYSYRQSEKLLEQRKLQRLKFSPTQTLCGTKIELYANIELPDDAKAAVEAGAVGVGLFRSEFLFMHQKEMPEEEEQFAAYKRAVEWMKGMPVTIRTIDVGADKPLEALDEGYETAPNPALGLRAIRWSLSEPQMFLTQLRAILRASAFGQVKILIPMLAHAQEIDQTLDLIREAKRQLDDAGLAYDPNVRIGAMIEIPAAAIALPLFLKRFDFLSIGTNDLIQYTLAIDRADNAVAHLYDPLHPAVLHLIAYTLREAKRAGVSVSVCGEMAGDPTLTRLLLGMGLTEFSMHPSQLLVVKQEILRAHLKALEKPTADVLAAFEPEEVQAALKRLSVAEPRADAAA; translated from the coding sequence GTGTCCTTCACGCTGCATGGCATTCCCGTCTCACGTGGTATCGCGATCGGGCGAGCGTATCTGATCGCGCCGGCGGCGCTCGACGTCGCCCATTACCTGGTCGAGGCGAACCAGATCGACGCCGAAGTCGAGCGCTTCCGCACGGCGCGCGAGGTCGTGCATCACGAACTCGAGGCGCTGCGCGCCGACCTGACCGACGACACCCCGACCGAAGTGGGCGCGTTCATCGACGTCCACGCGATGATCCTGAGCGACGCGATGCTCGTGCAGGAAACCATCGACCTGATCCGCACGCGACGCTACAACGTCGAATGGGCGCTGACCGAGCAGCTCGAGTTGCTCACGCGCCACTTCGACGACATCGAGGACGAATACCTGCGTGAGCGCAAGGCCGACATCGAGCAGGTGGTCGAGCGCGTGCTGAAAGCGCTCGCCGGTGCGCCGTCGGCATCGCAGGCGCTCGATCGCGCGGCCGCGCACGGCCAGAACGAGATGATCGTCGTCGCGCACGACATCGCGCCGGCCGACATGATGCAGTTCAAGTCGCAGTCGTTCCAGGCGTTCGTTACCGATCTCGGCGGCCGCACGTCGCACACGGCGATCGTCGCGCGCAGCCTCGGCATTCCGGCGGCGGTCGGCGTCCAGCATGCGAGCTCGCTGATCCGGCAGGACGACCTGATCATCGTCGACGGCGACCAGGGGATCGTGATCGTCGATCCCGCGCCGATCGTCCTCGAGGAATATTCGTACCGGCAGTCCGAAAAGCTGCTCGAGCAACGCAAGCTGCAGCGCCTGAAGTTCTCGCCGACGCAAACCCTGTGCGGCACGAAGATCGAGCTGTACGCGAACATCGAGCTTCCCGACGATGCGAAGGCGGCGGTCGAGGCCGGCGCGGTCGGCGTCGGGCTGTTCCGCTCCGAGTTCCTGTTCATGCATCAGAAGGAGATGCCCGAGGAGGAGGAGCAGTTCGCCGCGTACAAGCGCGCGGTCGAGTGGATGAAGGGCATGCCGGTGACGATCCGAACGATCGACGTCGGCGCGGACAAGCCGCTCGAGGCGCTCGACGAAGGTTACGAGACGGCGCCGAACCCGGCGCTCGGCCTGCGTGCGATCCGCTGGAGCCTGTCCGAGCCGCAGATGTTCCTCACGCAGCTGCGCGCGATCCTGCGCGCGTCCGCGTTCGGGCAGGTGAAGATCCTGATCCCGATGCTTGCGCACGCGCAGGAGATCGACCAGACGCTCGACCTGATCCGCGAGGCGAAGCGCCAGCTCGACGACGCGGGGCTCGCGTACGATCCGAACGTGCGCATCGGCGCGATGATCGAGATTCCGGCCGCGGCGATCGCATTGCCGCTGTTCCTGAAGCGCTTCGATTTCCTGTCGATCGGCACGAACGACCTGATCCAGTACACGCTGGCGATCGACCGCGCGGACAATGCGGTCGCGCACCTGTACGACCCGCTGCATCCGGCGGTGCTACACCTGATCGCCTATACGCTGCGTGAAGCGAAGCGGGCAGGGGTGTCGGTGTCGGTGTGCGGGGAGATGGCGGGCGATCCGACGCTTACGCGCCTGTTGCTCGGGATGGGCCTCACCGAGTTCTCGATGCATCCGAGCCAGCTGCTGGTCGTGAAGCAAGAGATCCTGCGTGCACACCTGAAGGCGCTCGAGAAGCCCACGGCCGACGTGCTGGCCGCATTCGAGCCGGAGGAAGTGCAGGCGGCGCTCAAGCGCCTGTCAGTCGCCGAACCGCGCGCGGACGCGGCTGCCTAG
- the grxC gene encoding glutaredoxin 3 — protein MSKVLMYSTQVCPYCIQAERLLKLRGVEQIEKVLIDRDPARREEMMTRTGRRTVPQIYIGDTHVGGYDDLSKLDREGGLLPLLQAA, from the coding sequence GTGAGCAAGGTTTTGATGTACAGCACGCAAGTGTGTCCGTATTGCATTCAGGCCGAGCGCCTGCTGAAGCTGCGCGGCGTCGAGCAGATCGAAAAGGTGCTGATCGACCGCGATCCGGCCCGCCGTGAGGAAATGATGACCCGCACGGGCCGTCGCACGGTGCCGCAGATCTACATCGGCGACACGCACGTCGGCGGTTACGACGACCTGTCGAAGCTCGACCGCGAAGGCGGGCTCTTGCCGCTTCTGCAAGCGGCTTGA
- a CDS encoding HesA/MoeB/ThiF family protein, producing the protein MNDDQLLRYSRHILVDEIGIEAQQRFLDAHAIVVGAGGLGSPAAMYLAASGVGTITLVDADTVDLTNLQRQILHVSASVGRSKVESGRDTLAQLNPEVTVHAVGARVDDAWLDEHVPQATVVLDCTDNFATRHAINRACVAHGVPLVSGAALRFDGQISTFDFRDPAAPCYACVFPEDQPFEEVACATMGVFAPTVGIIGAMQAAEALRVIGAIGTTLNGRLMMLDSLRMEWTTMKIARQADCPVCQGRH; encoded by the coding sequence ATGAACGACGATCAACTCCTCCGCTACTCCCGCCACATCCTCGTCGACGAAATCGGCATCGAGGCGCAGCAGCGCTTTCTCGACGCGCATGCGATCGTCGTCGGCGCCGGCGGTCTCGGGTCGCCGGCCGCGATGTATCTCGCGGCGTCCGGGGTCGGCACGATCACGCTCGTCGACGCCGACACGGTCGACCTCACGAATCTGCAGCGGCAGATCCTGCACGTGAGCGCATCGGTCGGGCGCAGCAAGGTCGAATCGGGGCGCGACACGCTCGCGCAGCTGAACCCGGAAGTGACCGTGCACGCGGTCGGGGCGCGCGTCGACGATGCGTGGCTGGACGAACACGTGCCGCAGGCAACCGTCGTGCTCGACTGCACCGACAACTTCGCGACGCGCCATGCGATCAATCGCGCGTGCGTCGCGCACGGCGTGCCGCTCGTGTCGGGCGCCGCGCTGCGCTTCGACGGCCAGATCAGCACGTTCGACTTCCGCGACCCGGCCGCGCCCTGCTATGCGTGCGTGTTTCCGGAAGACCAGCCGTTCGAGGAAGTCGCGTGCGCGACGATGGGCGTGTTCGCGCCGACGGTCGGTATCATCGGCGCGATGCAGGCCGCCGAAGCGCTGCGCGTGATCGGCGCGATCGGCACGACGCTCAACGGCCGTCTGATGATGCTCGATTCGCTGCGGATGGAATGGACGACGATGAAGATCGCGCGCCAGGCCGACTGCCCCGTGTGCCAGGGCCGGCACTGA
- the gshA gene encoding glutamate--cysteine ligase, whose protein sequence is MVPHLVTALNGPLLELEQKILDATPAIERWFRLEWQEHTPPFYCSVDLRNAGFKLAPVDANLFPGAFNNLPSEVLPLAVQAAMAAIEKICPDAKNLLVIPELPTRNAFYLENVARLATIMRQAGLNVRFGSLDPSITDMTPITLADGQKIVLEPLERSQRRLGLKNFDPCSILLNNDLSAGIPAVLENLHEQYLLPPLHAGWAVRRKSTHFSCYDDVAKKFAKMVGVDPWMVNPYFAHVEGVDWQGHEGEQALADAIDGVLKKIARKYREYGISEKPYVVVKADAGTAGRGVMTVHDAAEIGRMSKAERAQMAESKAGLAVRDVIVQEGVYTFERVGDEVAEPVVYMIDRYVVGGFYRTHGGRERDQNLNAPGMHYVPLGFEHTALPDAGAKPGAAPPNRFYMYGVVARLSLIASSIELEKTDPEAIQV, encoded by the coding sequence ATGGTTCCCCACCTCGTTACCGCGTTGAACGGTCCGCTGCTTGAGCTCGAGCAGAAGATCCTCGACGCGACGCCGGCGATCGAACGCTGGTTCAGGCTCGAATGGCAGGAACACACCCCGCCGTTCTATTGTTCGGTGGACCTGCGCAACGCCGGTTTCAAGCTGGCGCCCGTCGACGCGAACCTGTTCCCCGGCGCGTTCAACAATCTGCCGTCCGAAGTGCTGCCGCTCGCCGTCCAGGCCGCGATGGCCGCGATCGAGAAGATCTGCCCGGACGCGAAGAACCTGCTCGTGATTCCCGAGCTGCCGACCCGCAACGCGTTCTACCTCGAAAACGTCGCGCGGCTCGCGACGATCATGCGTCAGGCCGGCCTGAACGTACGCTTCGGCTCGCTCGACCCGAGCATCACCGACATGACGCCGATCACGCTGGCCGACGGCCAGAAGATCGTGCTCGAGCCGCTCGAGCGTTCGCAGCGCCGGCTCGGCCTGAAGAATTTCGATCCGTGCTCGATCCTGCTGAACAACGACCTGTCGGCCGGCATTCCCGCCGTGCTGGAAAACCTGCACGAGCAGTACCTGCTGCCGCCGCTGCACGCGGGCTGGGCCGTGCGTCGCAAGTCGACGCATTTTTCGTGCTACGACGACGTCGCGAAGAAGTTCGCGAAGATGGTCGGCGTCGATCCGTGGATGGTGAATCCGTATTTCGCGCACGTCGAAGGCGTCGACTGGCAGGGCCATGAAGGCGAGCAGGCGCTCGCCGACGCGATCGACGGCGTGCTGAAGAAAATCGCACGCAAGTATCGCGAATACGGGATCAGCGAAAAGCCGTACGTCGTCGTGAAGGCCGACGCGGGCACGGCAGGGCGCGGCGTGATGACCGTGCACGACGCGGCCGAGATCGGCCGCATGTCGAAGGCCGAGCGCGCGCAGATGGCCGAGTCGAAGGCCGGCCTTGCGGTGCGCGACGTGATCGTGCAGGAAGGCGTCTATACGTTCGAGCGCGTCGGCGACGAAGTCGCGGAGCCGGTCGTGTACATGATCGACCGCTACGTGGTCGGCGGTTTCTACCGCACGCACGGCGGCCGCGAGCGCGACCAGAACCTGAACGCGCCCGGCATGCACTACGTGCCGCTCGGCTTCGAGCACACCGCGCTGCCGGATGCAGGAGCCAAGCCGGGCGCCGCGCCGCCGAACCGTTTCTACATGTACGGCGTCGTCGCGCGCCTGTCGCTGATCGCGTCGTCGATCGAACTGGAAAAGACCGATCCCGAAGCCATCCAGGTGTAA
- a CDS encoding S41 family peptidase: MRMKLKNIGLIAAGLATGVFATLQVSASAEQTATAPLPLDQLRLFAEVFGQIKREYVEPVDDKKLLTAAIKGMVSSLDPHSSFLDKTDYDELQEQTKGRFAGLGIEISQEDGLVKVISPIEDTPAFRAGIRPGDLITRINDKPVRGMTLDKAVKQMRGEPGTKVTLTIFRKSDDRTFPVTVTRAIIRVQSVKMKLLDPGYAYIRITSFQERTTPDLAAKLQDIARQQPNLKGLILDLRNNGGGLLQSAVGVAGAFLPPDSVVVSTNGQIPDSKQVYRDTYDNYRLPSFDGDPLKSLPPVFKTVPMVVLTNAYSASASEIVAGALQDSKRAQIMGKTTFGKGSVQTVRPMTADTALRLTTAYYYTPSGRSIQNKGITPDVPVDQYADGDPDDVLVTREVDYTNHLANTQDPNEKKEQEEREQRRMDQLRVLEEQNDKKTPEQRQKDRDRKPIEFGSTDDFMMQQALNKLEGKPVQESKSLLAESTAKSPAAKAASTTKASGAKAAAPKPASAPQ; the protein is encoded by the coding sequence ATGCGAATGAAATTGAAGAACATCGGCCTGATTGCCGCGGGCCTCGCCACGGGCGTATTCGCCACGCTGCAGGTTTCGGCGTCGGCCGAGCAGACCGCCACGGCGCCGCTTCCCCTCGACCAGCTCCGCCTGTTCGCGGAAGTGTTCGGCCAGATCAAGCGCGAGTACGTCGAGCCGGTCGACGACAAGAAGCTGCTGACGGCGGCGATCAAGGGCATGGTGTCGAGCCTCGACCCGCATTCGTCGTTCCTCGACAAGACCGACTATGACGAACTGCAGGAGCAGACCAAGGGTCGCTTCGCGGGTCTCGGCATCGAGATCTCGCAGGAAGATGGCCTCGTCAAGGTGATCTCCCCGATCGAAGATACCCCCGCGTTCCGCGCCGGCATCCGTCCGGGCGACCTGATCACCCGCATCAACGACAAGCCGGTGCGCGGCATGACGCTCGACAAGGCCGTCAAGCAGATGCGCGGCGAGCCGGGCACCAAGGTCACGCTGACGATCTTCCGCAAGAGCGACGACCGCACGTTCCCGGTCACGGTCACGCGCGCGATCATCCGCGTGCAGAGCGTGAAGATGAAGCTGCTCGACCCGGGCTACGCCTATATCCGGATCACGAGCTTCCAGGAGCGCACGACGCCCGATCTCGCCGCGAAGCTGCAGGACATCGCACGCCAGCAGCCGAATCTGAAGGGCCTGATCCTCGATCTGCGCAACAACGGCGGCGGCCTGCTGCAGAGCGCGGTCGGCGTTGCCGGCGCGTTCCTGCCGCCGGACTCCGTCGTCGTGTCGACCAACGGCCAGATCCCGGATTCGAAGCAGGTCTACCGCGACACCTACGACAACTACCGCCTGCCGTCCTTCGACGGCGATCCGCTGAAGAGCCTGCCGCCGGTCTTCAAGACCGTGCCGATGGTCGTGCTGACGAACGCGTATTCGGCGTCCGCGTCGGAAATCGTCGCCGGCGCGCTGCAGGATTCGAAGCGCGCGCAGATCATGGGCAAGACGACGTTCGGCAAGGGCTCCGTGCAGACGGTCCGTCCGATGACGGCCGACACCGCGCTGCGCCTGACGACGGCCTACTACTACACGCCGAGCGGCCGTTCGATCCAGAACAAGGGCATCACGCCCGACGTGCCGGTCGATCAGTACGCGGACGGCGATCCGGACGACGTGCTCGTGACGCGCGAGGTCGACTACACGAACCACCTCGCGAACACGCAGGATCCGAACGAGAAGAAGGAACAGGAAGAACGCGAACAGCGCCGGATGGACCAGCTGCGCGTCCTCGAGGAGCAGAACGACAAGAAGACGCCGGAGCAGCGCCAGAAGGACCGCGATCGCAAGCCGATCGAGTTCGGCAGCACCGACGACTTCATGATGCAGCAGGCGCTCAACAAGCTCGAAGGCAAGCCGGTGCAGGAATCGAAGTCGCTGCTCGCCGAGAGCACGGCGAAGAGCCCTGCAGCCAAGGCCGCTTCCACCACGAAGGCGTCGGGCGCGAAGGCGGCCGCACCGAAGCCCGCGTCGGCACCGCAGTAA
- a CDS encoding HPr family phosphocarrier protein, with the protein MLQQETTIVNKLGLHARASAKLTQLAGNFQSEVWMTRNGRKINAKSIMGVMMLAAGIGSTVTIETEGPDEREAMDALLKLIADKFGEGQ; encoded by the coding sequence ATGCTTCAACAAGAAACCACCATCGTCAACAAATTGGGGCTCCATGCGCGCGCATCGGCCAAGCTTACGCAACTGGCCGGCAACTTCCAGTCGGAAGTCTGGATGACACGCAACGGACGCAAGATCAACGCGAAGAGCATCATGGGCGTGATGATGCTCGCCGCGGGCATCGGCAGCACCGTGACGATCGAGACCGAAGGTCCCGACGAACGCGAGGCGATGGATGCGCTGCTCAAGCTGATCGCGGACAAGTTCGGCGAAGGTCAGTGA
- the gshB gene encoding glutathione synthase, translated as MDILFIADPLERFKIYKDSTYAMMAEAARRGHAVYACQPHQLAWTGSGVEADVQRVTIVGDTADLHRHPWFEAAAHESRQLTSFGAVLMRKDPPFDMEYVTATWMLELAERAGARVFNKPQSIRDHSEKLAIGEFPQFVAPTLVTRDAARLRAFHAEHGDVIVKPLDGMGGMGVFRVKADGMNLGAIIEMLGHDGTRSLMIQKFIPEITAGDKRILLIAGEPVPYSLARIPQGSEVRGNLAAGGLGVAQPLTPRDREIAETLGPVLAARGLLLVGLDAIGDWLTEVNVTSPTCFREIMEQTGFDVAAMFIDALERAAA; from the coding sequence ATGGACATTCTCTTTATCGCCGACCCGCTCGAGCGCTTCAAGATCTACAAGGATTCGACCTACGCGATGATGGCGGAAGCCGCGCGGCGCGGGCATGCGGTGTATGCATGCCAGCCGCATCAGCTCGCGTGGACGGGCTCGGGCGTCGAGGCGGACGTGCAGCGCGTGACGATCGTCGGCGACACGGCCGATCTGCATCGTCATCCGTGGTTCGAGGCGGCCGCGCACGAATCGCGTCAGCTGACGTCGTTCGGCGCGGTGCTGATGCGCAAGGATCCGCCGTTCGACATGGAGTACGTGACGGCCACCTGGATGCTCGAGCTTGCCGAACGTGCGGGCGCACGCGTGTTCAACAAGCCCCAGTCGATCCGCGATCACTCGGAGAAGCTCGCGATCGGCGAGTTTCCGCAGTTCGTCGCGCCGACGCTCGTCACGCGCGACGCCGCGCGCCTGCGTGCGTTTCACGCCGAGCATGGCGACGTGATCGTGAAGCCGCTCGACGGCATGGGCGGGATGGGTGTGTTCCGCGTGAAGGCCGACGGGATGAATCTCGGCGCGATCATCGAGATGCTCGGCCACGACGGCACGCGCTCGCTGATGATCCAGAAGTTCATTCCCGAGATCACGGCCGGCGACAAACGCATTCTGCTGATCGCGGGCGAGCCGGTGCCGTATTCGCTCGCGCGGATTCCGCAGGGCAGCGAAGTGCGCGGCAATCTCGCCGCGGGCGGGCTCGGCGTCGCGCAGCCGCTGACGCCGCGCGACCGCGAAATCGCCGAGACGCTGGGGCCGGTGCTCGCCGCGCGCGGGCTGCTGCTGGTCGGGCTCGACGCGATCGGCGACTGGCTGACCGAGGTGAACGTGACGAGCCCGACGTGCTTCCGCGAAATCATGGAGCAGACGGGTTTCGACGTCGCCGCGATGTTCATCGACGCGCTGGAGCGGGCGGCTGCATAG